One genomic window of Lytechinus variegatus isolate NC3 chromosome 1, Lvar_3.0, whole genome shotgun sequence includes the following:
- the LOC121405726 gene encoding early nodulin-75-like — MHRLIHSPSPDINQHTNSPPYTRHLPPHELTTLHQTPTTTRTHQLTPDTFQYTNSPPYTRHLPTHEVTTLHQTPSNARNHHLTPDTYQHTNSPPYTRHLPTHELTTLHQTPSTTRTHQLTPDTFQHTNSPPYTSHLPPHEPTNFHHTPTTTRTHHLTPDTYQHTNSLPYTRHLQTHELTTLHQTPTTTRTHHLTPDTYHHTNSPPYTRHLPPHELNNLHQTPTTIRTHHLTPDTFQHTKSPPYTRHLPPHELTNLHQTPSNTRTHHLTSDTYHHTNSPTYTRHLPPHKLTTLHQTPTNTRTHHLTPDTYHHTNSPPYIRHLPTHKLTTLHQTPNNTRTHHLTPDTYHHTNSPPYTRHLPTHELTTIHQTPTKYTDPYPLTPDHEAPHVNSQFQNPDTRLPPVSQQ; from the coding sequence ATGCACCGTCTCATCCACTCACCCTCACCAGACATCAACCAACACACGAACTCACCACCTTACACCAGACACCTACCACCACACGAACTCACCACCTTACACCAGACACCTACCACCACACGAACTCACCAACTTACACCAGACACCTTCCAATACACGAACTCACCACCTTACACCAGACACCTTCCAACACACGAAGTCACCACCTTACACCAGACACCTTCCAATGCACGAAATCACCACCTTACACCAGACACCTACCAACACACGAACTCACCACCTTACACCAGACACCTACCAACACACGAACTCACCACCTTACACCAGACACCTTCCACCACACGAACTCACCAACTTACACCAGACACCTTCCAACACACGAACTCACCACCTTACACCAGTCACCTACCACCACACGAACCTACCAACTTTCACCATACACCTACCACCACACGAACTCACCACCTTACACCAGACACCTATCAACACACAAACTCACTACCTTACACCAGACACCTACAAACACACGAACTCACCACCTTACACCAGACACCTACCACCACACGAACTCACCACCTTACACCAGACACATACCACCACACGAACTCACCACCTTACACCAGACACCTACCACCACACGAACTCAACAACTTACACCAGACACCTACCACCATACGAACTCACCACCTTACACCAGACACCTTCCAACACACGAAGTCACCACCTTACACCAGACACCTACCACCACATGAACTCACCAACTTACACCAGACACCTTCCAACACACGAACTCACCACCTTACATCAGACACCTACCACCACACGAACTCACCAACTTACACCAGACACCTACCACCACACAAACTCACTACCTTACACCAGACACCTACAAACACCCGAACTCACCACCTTACACCAGACACCTACCACCACACGAACTCACCACCTTACATCAGACACCTACCAACACACAAACTCACTACCTTACACCAGACACCTAACAACACACGAACTCACCACCTTACACCAGACACCTACCACCACACGAACTCACCACCTTACACCAGACACCTACCAACACACGAACTCACCACCATACACCAGACACCTACCAAATACACGgatccatatccactcacaCCAGACCACGAAGCACCACACGTTAACTcacaatttcaaaatcctgACACCAGACTTCCGCCTGTATCACAACAGTAG